In the Diachasmimorpha longicaudata isolate KC_UGA_2023 chromosome 1, iyDiaLong2, whole genome shotgun sequence genome, one interval contains:
- the LOC135160656 gene encoding uncharacterized protein LOC135160656: MFWVLFILHFFRVFITPVGIWRISTNLGILVVKLKALFLIQNYRGEILFPIPLGNSSPPPPPPPLWSTFMCQLDIFKSQFKISHYRDIQLHRLLHRIIREANVNFGMKTERIDKTHREEVHALYLYPCIHMKIYTLVGNERTRQQSVRRGKVVVWEDRRAVAAGSIEIIQLFHARAPVIGCALPRHIH; this comes from the coding sequence ATGTTTTGGGTACTTTTCATCCTgcatttttttcgtgttttcatCACACCCGTTGGAATATGGAGGATTTCAACAAATCTGGGAATATTGGTTGTAAAGTTGAAGGCGCTATTCttaattcaaaattatcggggtGAAATCCTTTTTCCCATTCCCCTTGGAAATTCttctcccccacccccaccgCCACCCCTGTGGTCGACATTCATGTGCCAGTTggatattttcaaaagtcaatttaaaatttcccacTACAGGGATATACAACTGCATCGTCTACTCCATCGAATTATTCGCGAGGCCAACGTTAATTTCGGCATGAAAACCGAACGCATAGACAAAACTCACCGAGAGGAAGTCCATGCATTATATCTATACCCGTGCATCCACATGAAGATATATACACTGGTAGGGAATGAGCGAACGAGGCAACAGAGTGTACGCCGAGGGAAAGTGGTGGTGTGGGAGGATCGAAGGGCCGTGGCAGCCGGTTCCATCGAGATAATTCAGTTATTTCATGCCCGGGCACCGGTAATTGGCTGCGCGTTGCCGCGGCACATCCACTAG
- the LOC135160687 gene encoding uncharacterized protein LOC135160687 — protein MTCSAIGSYHHSIPPLHVFRFLKIPFHRSEEYSCPIPTCGQLYHHHFASDEGVVARQTPTPQPMVSEDRGCLSASPPARNTLNLMRTGTFCILIPLNRHAPSADTHQQCDATNPNGANRIIIGGRTCELSLTLGKTAFMHELGLSRGKYSPSCSTMQKFSQINSVRRMYLE, from the coding sequence ATGACTTGTTCTGCAATTGGTTCTTACCACCACTCAATCCCCCCACTTCACGTCTTCCGTTTTCTCAAGATTCCGTTTCATCGTTCAGAGGAGTATAGCTGCCCCATACCAACCTGTGGCCAACTCTACCATCATCACTTTGCTTCGGATGAGGGGGTTGTCGCCAGGCAGACGCCCACACCACAGCCAATGGTGTCGGAGGACAGAGGGTGCCTCTCTGCAAGCCCTCCGGCACGCAACACACTCAACTTAATGAGAACAGGGACATTCTGTATCCTGATACCACTAAATCGGCATGCACCTTCAGCTGATACCCATCAGCAGTGTGATGCAACCAATCCGAATGGAGCGAATCGAATAATTATTGGCGGACGAACATGCGAGCTGAGTTTAACTCTTGGGAAGACTGCATTTATGCATGAACTGGGATTATCTAGAGGAAAATATTCCCCAAGCTGTTCGACTatgcaaaaattttctcagatAAATAGTGTTCGCCGAATGTATTTGGAGTGA